The nucleotide window CTTGGAGATATAACTATGGATATTGAAGGATTTGTAAGAGCTAGAATTGATGATTATTCATATGATGATTTGGCTGATATTCTGGCGGTACGCATAAGAGAATATAAAAACATTTCAGAAGAAAATTCTCATGAAATGGCAAAAGCAGTAATTGATGAAGTTTCAACTACTTTGAAATTAAACGAAAGCAATGATGAATTTTTGAAGGAAATAGCAAATGTCAATAAGGCTGATGTACTCATGGGCGAAATGGGAGTAGGTTCCCGTGGAGCCGGCGACTTTTTCGTTCACAGAAAAATCGCAGAAATCGTAGCTTCAACAAATACAGCATCACTTGTCAATCCATCAGAACAGGATGACGGAGGTGTTGTGAAAGCTCAGGCAAAAAATGATGAAGTTTATATTACAACAGCTGTTGATGGAATACACTCAAGATTAAGTGAATATCCGTTTTTAGGCGGTTTTCATGTAACTCGTGCAACACTTAGGGATGTCTGTGTAATGGGGGCAGACCCGGTAGCTATATTAAGTGATGTTCACCTTGCAGATGATGGGGACGTTGCAAAGATATTTGACTTTACAGCAGGTGTTGCAGCGGTTTCCGAACTTGTTGATGTTCCGATTGTAGCAGGAAGTACCTTGCGTGTTGGCGGAGATATGGTGTTAGGTGATAGGTTTGTTTCCGCTGTTGGAAGTGTGGGTGTTTCAAATTATCCTCCTACTGCAAGAAAAGGAGCGACTGAAGGAGATATTATTCTTTTAACTGAAGGTTCCGGCGGTGGAACAATAACTACTACTGCATTATATAACGGATTTTTCGATGTGGTATGGGATACAATGAACGTTAACTTTGTTCAGGCATCACATGCTTTATTTGAAGCAGACCTTGTAAAGGACATTCATGCAATGACGGATGTAACAAATGGTGGCCTTAGAGGAGATGCCCATGAGATATCCAATACAACCGGTGTCGGATTGGAATTTTACGAAAAGGAAATCAGGCAGATGGTGGCTCCAAATGTATTGAATATGCTTGAAACATTAAACATTGATCCGTTAGGTGTTTCAACAGATTCACTGATGCTGATTGCACCTCCTGAAATTGTCGGCGATATTAAAAAAGCAGTTGCAAAATATGATGTGGCAATTTCTGAAATTGGTGAAGTCAACAACTCTGGTGAACCAATTTTAATTAAAGAAGATTCAACTGAAGAAAAATTGGTTCCTTTATTTAGAGAAGCTGCCTATACAAAAATTAAAAAGTTAGTCGGTGAAACAACTCCTGAAGACTTTGAAGAAATGAAGCAAAAGGTTCAAAAGGCTTCTGATGCAGCTATTGCTAAAAAGGATAAAGTCATAAAACACATTCGTGAAAATTAAATGTGGATTTGTGCAAAAGCACAATTTCACACTTCAACTTTTTTTATTAATTCTGAAATCTAATTCTCATACATGTTAGATGATAAAGGAAATTTGTTCATTATAGATGCAGTACTGGTAGTCGGCTTGTTTTTATTTGCTTTTATAGTTTTCAATCAAGCTATTTTTATACAGGATTCACATTATTCAAGTGAAATAAAGGATTCTAAAACTGCTCAAGATGTTATGGAAAGTTTAAGTGGAAAAATTAATTTTACGGATAAGACATTTTTAGGTGATATTTCCACAATTTTAAAAGATGGTAAAAATTCAAAAGAATCTATCAATAAAGTTTGTGAACTTTCTAAAGATAAATTATCGAGTTTTAATCTTAAGAATTATCGATTTAGTGAAACAAATATGTTGGATGATAAGGTATTGGCAAGTTCTGGTGAATATTCCGATGTAGATAATGTATCTGTAGCTATAAGGACATATGGGGATTATTCTTATACATTATCGGTATGGTAATTATTAAATACTATAAGAATTATATAATTAATTGTTATCTTATTTTGTTGCCCTGGTGGTGTAGTTTGGATAACACATGGGACTGCGGATCCCATTCCCCGGGTTCAAATCCC belongs to uncultured Methanobrevibacter sp. and includes:
- a CDS encoding AIR synthase-related protein; the protein is MDIEGFVRARIDDYSYDDLADILAVRIREYKNISEENSHEMAKAVIDEVSTTLKLNESNDEFLKEIANVNKADVLMGEMGVGSRGAGDFFVHRKIAEIVASTNTASLVNPSEQDDGGVVKAQAKNDEVYITTAVDGIHSRLSEYPFLGGFHVTRATLRDVCVMGADPVAILSDVHLADDGDVAKIFDFTAGVAAVSELVDVPIVAGSTLRVGGDMVLGDRFVSAVGSVGVSNYPPTARKGATEGDIILLTEGSGGGTITTTALYNGFFDVVWDTMNVNFVQASHALFEADLVKDIHAMTDVTNGGLRGDAHEISNTTGVGLEFYEKEIRQMVAPNVLNMLETLNIDPLGVSTDSLMLIAPPEIVGDIKKAVAKYDVAISEIGEVNNSGEPILIKEDSTEEKLVPLFREAAYTKIKKLVGETTPEDFEEMKQKVQKASDAAIAKKDKVIKHIREN